The bacterium genomic interval CCATGATCGCCAAGTAGATCAGCGGCTGCCCGAGCGCCCCGAGAATGCGGGCCCGTTCGGAGACAAACCGGATCAGCTCGCGCAGCCAGATCGCGTAGGCCGCGCGCACCTCGTGCCGCCAGCGCTCCGGCTCGACGGCGCCGGCGCGGCCGGGTGTTCCCAACGTCAGCGGCGGCCTCCCCACGCCCGCATCACCGTCCGCAGCTGATCCGTCGCGGACGCGGATTCGTCGCGGATCTCATGGCCGGTGAGCTTGAGGAAGACGTCGTCGAGCGTCGGCCGCTTGACCGCCACCGCGGTGACGAGCGACGGAAAGGCCGCGGCGACCCGGGGCACGAACTCCGTCCCCCGCTCCTGCTCCACGATCACGCGGCCGTCCATGGTCCGCGCCCCGCCCCCGAACCGGGCGTCGATCTCGCGCGCGAGCCGCGGCGCGTCGGGCGAGGTGATCGTGATCACGTCGCCGCCCACCTGGCGCCGCAGCGCGTCGGGCGTGTCGAGCGCCGCGATGCGGCCGCCGTCGATGATCGCGATGCGGTCGCAGTGCGCGGACTCCTCGATGTAATGCGTGGTCATGAACACCGTCACGCCTTCGCGGCGGCGCAGGTCGACCACATACTCCCAGATGCGGTTGCGGGTCTGCAGGTCCAGACCGAGCGTCGGCTCGTCGAGGAACAGCACACGCGGCCTGTGCAGGAGGCCGCGGGCGATCTCGAGCCGCCGCTTCATCCCGCCGGAATAGGTGGCGACGAGCGCGCGCCGCCGCTCGGCCAGGTCCACCATCGCGAGTACATCCGCGATCCGCGGCTCGATTTCTCGGGGCGGGACGCCGTAGAGCATCGCGTGAAACCGGAGATTCTGCTCCGCGGTGAGGCGGTTGTCGAGGCTTGGGTCCTGGAAGACGATGCCGATCGACCGGCGGACGTCCCCCGGGTGCGCCACCACATCGTACCCCGCGAGGGACGCCCGGCCCGACGTCGGGCGCAGGAGCGTGGCGAGCATCTTGATCGTCGTGGTCTTCCCGGCGCCGTTTGGGCCGAGGAATCCGAAGATCTCCCCGCCCGCGACCCCAAACGTCACGCCCCGGACGGCCTCCAGCGGTCCGAAGCGCTTGGCGAGATCGCGGACGTCGATGATCGGTGTCTGCATGCCGTATGTTTTTCCCACGGCGGGACCGCCCGCCCTAGAGCCGCCGTCGCACCCGACCCCGCAGGCTTCGGTGAGTGAGCAGACCGCACTCGAGCAGGACCGCGTCAACGACAGCGGCGGTGGAGTGGAGAAAGACCCCCCGGCAAACGCAAACGGCGGGAGTGGACCCGCCGCCTGCGCCCCGCCGGCTGCCCCCCTGACGCCGGCGAGGCCCGCGCGTTCCGCGGGCCGGTCCCCGGCAGGGGCGACGCCCTACGCCTGAATCGACGGCTGCGACGGCGGGCGGCGCACCGCCACCGGCGGCTGGATCACCGGCAGCGCGAGCCCTTCGCCGAGCGCCTCCTCGAGGACCTGATCCATGTGCTCGACGAGCGCGAACCGCAGCTTCTTCCGCACGTTGTTCGGGATCTCGTGCAGATCCTTCTCGTTTTCCTTCGGCAGCACCACCACTTTGATCCCGGCGCGGTGCGCCGCGATCACCTTCTCCTTGACGCCGCCGATCGCCAGCACCTTGCCGCGCAGCGTGATCTCGCCGGTCATGCCGACGTCCTTGCGGACGGGGCGCCCGGTGGCCGCGGACGCGAGGGCGACCGCCATCGTGATGCCCGCGGACGGGCCGTCCTTCGGCACGGCGCCCGCCGGCACGTGGATGTGCACGTCGTACCGCGACGCGAACTTGTCGTCGACGCCGAGCCGCCGCGCCCGCGACCGCACGTAGCTGAGGGCGGCCTGCGCGGACTCCTTCATGACGTCGCCGAGCTGGCCGGTGAGCGTCAGCCGGCCTTCGCCGCTCAGCAGCGAGGCCTCGACCGTGATGATGTCGCCGCCCTGCTCGGTGTAGGCGAGCCCGGTCGCGGTCCCTACCTCGTCCTCCAGCCCCGCGCTGCCGTACCGGAACCTCGTCGGCCCGAGGAACTTGTGGACGTTCTGCACGGTGACTTTCTCCGACGTGGCCTCCTCTTCGGCGACCTCGCGCGCGATCTTCCGGCAGATCGTGCCGATCTCGCGCTCCAGGTTCCGCACGCCGGCCTCGCGCGTGTACTCGCGGATGACGTGCCGCAGCGCGTCGTCCGTGAACGAGACCTGTTCCGGCGTAAGCCCGTTCTCCTTGAGCTGCTTCGGCAGCAGGAACTCCTCGGCGATGTGCTGCTTTTCGTCCTCGATGTAGCCGGAGAACCGGATCAC includes:
- a CDS encoding ATP-binding cassette domain-containing protein, whose amino-acid sequence is MGKTYGMQTPIIDVRDLAKRFGPLEAVRGVTFGVAGGEIFGFLGPNGAGKTTTIKMLATLLRPTSGRASLAGYDVVAHPGDVRRSIGIVFQDPSLDNRLTAEQNLRFHAMLYGVPPREIEPRIADVLAMVDLAERRRALVATYSGGMKRRLEIARGLLHRPRVLFLDEPTLGLDLQTRNRIWEYVVDLRRREGVTVFMTTHYIEESAHCDRIAIIDGGRIAALDTPDALRRQVGGDVITITSPDAPRLAREIDARFGGGARTMDGRVIVEQERGTEFVPRVAAAFPSLVTAVAVKRPTLDDVFLKLTGHEIRDESASATDQLRTVMRAWGGRR